In Zingiber officinale cultivar Zhangliang chromosome 3B, Zo_v1.1, whole genome shotgun sequence, a single window of DNA contains:
- the LOC122055711 gene encoding paired amphipathic helix protein Sin3-like 4 isoform X4, which yields MKGLREEACMGSQLKRPTVSRADPSGQTHMAPAPAAVGTTPKLTTNDALAYLKAVKDIFQDKREKYDEFLEVMKDFKSQRIDTNGVIARVKELFKGHRDLILGFNTFLPKGYEIKLPEEKKPIEFEEAIDFVNKIKNRFENDEHVYKSFLDILNMYRRENKSIHEVYEEVAALFQNHHDLLEEFTHFLPDTSATYAPLHHGHAGRAFPRRDDRSSMMPAVRHFHVDKRDRAHLAHADRNFSVDRPDTEHDRKRRHPNRDKDRKDDSDRKDHERDEDLELDSGDLDNAQHRRKLSPRRADDSTAEPMQQGADGPGIYSISSSTFDDKNALKSVYTREFNFCEKVKEKLHPDTYQEFLKCLHIYSQEIVTRTELKNLVSDILGKYPELMEGFNEFLGHCENIDGFLEGVFNKSTFKGHMARPVKIENRDRERDRELVEREKDHESERNTERERVDKGILHKATLCSNKEKYNLWKPISELDLSDCQCCTPSYRLLPKNYPIPSTSHRTELGESVLNDHWVSVTSGSEDYSFKHMRKNQYEESLFRCEDDRFEMDMLLESVNATTKRVEELLEMMQDPANTIRIEDHLTSLNLRCIERLYGDHGLDVMDVIQKNASLALPVILTRLKQKQEEWSRCRSDFNKVWAEIYAKNYHKSLDHRSFYFKQQDSKNLSTKTLLADIKEINDKMKKDDDILLAVAAKNRHPIIPNMEFKYADVDVHEDLYRIIKYSSGEVCTSSDQLDKVMKLWSTFLESLLGVPNRNQGVGDGQDINLKSRVVKTSVADLAESNGNAGAIKQIKTDNNILHEQAGCGRTGLLNEDVIVTETCSHNVDRAIWHGENLINNPHQGVVQSSVPMIDEVSRGALPNVHSEELPDSNNVVNRAEEVDTRSNQENITGITGASLRTVNVGTELQGEPRATSETLPSSEGGHSGRPIMSVNTGGTVEGNKGFKPTESPTSLRNFKIEREEGELSPTGDFEEDNFVAFGDTAIIAAAEQKDVSISREYQVRPGCGDAAGENNADDEDEESPQRSTDASANASEAGEDASGSESGNGEECSHEDHEEEDDAEHDDEEPKAESEGEAEGMTEAHDVEGEITSLPYSERFLNTVKPLARHVHAALHDKHEKSSKIFYGNDSFYVLFRLHQMLYERIVSAKTNSSAAENKWRNSKDSNHPDLYAKFMSALFNLLDGSADNTKFEDDCRSIIGTQSYVLFTLDKLIFKVVKQLQAIVSDEMNSKLLHLYLYEKSRRAGRHFDVVYHENARVLLHDESIYRFESYSHPSDVTRLSIQLMEYGHEKHDATAVAMDPNFSSYLYNDFLSSVPVRKRLQGVFMGRNKRKNKGADEYSATCKATKGIQVINGLECKISCSSSKVSYVLDTEDLLLRSRKRKRYSSDGTMSSSQTNLTQEYDTKANRFRNFVSTFMCRS from the exons ATGAAAGGGCTGCGGGAGGAGGCTTGTATGGGTTCCCAGCTGAAGCGACCAACCGTTTCTAGAGCGGATCC GTCTGGGCAAACCCATATGGCGCCAGCACCAGCCGCTGTTGGTACTACACCCAAGCTTACGACCAATGATGCCCTTGCCTATCTGAAGGCCGTGAAGGATATATTTCAGGACAAAAGAGAAAAATACGATGAATTTCTTGAGGTCATGAAGGACTTCAAGAGCCAGAG GATTGATACAAATGGAGTAATTGCGAGGGTGAAGGAGTTATTTAAGGGGCATCGGGATTTGATCCTGGGGTTTAACACCTTCTTACCAAAGGGATATGAGATTAAGCTACCTGAAGAAAAGAAACCAATTGAGTTTGAGGAGGCAATTGATTTTGTTAATAAAATCAAG AATCGTTTTGAGAATGATGAACATGTTTACAAGTCCTTCTTAGATATCCTGAATATGTACCGTAGGGAGAATAAGTCAATCCATGAGGTCTATGAAGAG GTAGCAGCTCTCTTTCAAAATCATCACGATTTGCTTGAGGAATTCACACACTTTTTGCCTGATACCTCAGCAACATATGCTCCGCTGCATCATGGACATGCTGGTCGAGCTTTTCCACGTCGAGATGACAGGAGCTCTATGATGCCTGCAGTAAGGCATTTTCATGTGGATAAG AGGGACAGAGCTCATTTGGCACATGCTGACCGCAACTTTAGTGTTGATCGCCCTGATACAGAACATGATAGAAAGAGAAGACATCCAAATAGGGACAAGGATAGGAAGGATGATAGTGACAGGAAAGATCATGAACGAGATGAGGACTTGGAGCTAGATAGTGGTGATTTAGATAATGCACAGCATAGGCGTAAACTTTCGCCTCGAAGAGCTGATGATTCTACTGCTGAGCCAATGCAACAAGGAGCTGATGGCCCTGGCATTTATAGCATTTCATCTTCAACATTTGATGATAAAAATGCTTTGAAGA GTGTGTATACTCGAGAATTTAATTTCTGCGAAAAAGTGAAGGAAAAGTTGCATCCTGACACCTACCAGGAATTTTTGAAATGTCTTCACATATACAGCCAAGAAATAGTTACTAGAACAGAGCTAAAGAATCTG GTTAGCGACATCCTAGGGAAGTATCCAGAGCTTATGGAAGGTTTCAATGAATTTCTGGGCCACTGCGAGAATATAG atggatttctaGAAGGTGTGTTCAACAAAAGTACGTTCAAAG GACATATGGCTAGGCCAGTTAAGATAGAGAATAGAGACAGAGAAAGGGACCGAGAACTGGTTGAACGGGAGAAAGATCATGAGAGTGAGAGAAACACTGAAAGAGAAAGAGTTGATAAAGGCATCTTGCACAAGGCTACTTTATGCTcaaacaaagaaaaatataatttatggAAACCAATTTCAGAGCTTGATCTCTCAGATTGTCAATGTTGTACTCCAAGTTACCGCCTTCttccaaaaaat TATCCTATACCATCCACTAGCCACAGAACTGAACTTGGAGAGTCAGTATTAAATGATCATTGGGTGTCAGTGACTTCTGGAAGTGAGGATTATTCTTTCAAGCACATGCGAAAAAATCAATATGAAGAAAGCTTATTTAGATGTGAAGATGATAG ATTTGAGATGGATATGTTATTGGAATCAGTGAATGCCACCACTAAGCGTGTTGAGGAACTGCTGGAAATGATGCAAGATCCTGCCAATACTATACGCATTGAAGACCATCTTACTT CTTTGAATTTGAGATGTATTGAACGGCTATATGGAGACCATGGTCTTGATGTCATGGATGTAATTCAGAAAAATGCTAGTCTTGCATTGCCAGTCATATTAACTCGTCTGAAGCAAAAGCAAGAGGAATGGTCTAGGTGTCGGTCAGATTTCAATAAAGTATGGGCAGAAATATATGCCAAGAATTATCATAAGTCACTTGATCATCGCAGTTTCTATTTCAAGCAACAGGATTCAAAGAATTTGAGCACAAAAA CTTTGTTGGCTGATATTAAAGAAATTAATGACAAGATGAAGAAGGACGATGACATTCTTCTTGCTGTTGCTGCCAAAAATAGGCACCCAATTATTCCCAATATGGAATTTAAGTATGCAGATGTAGATGTTCACGAGGATTTATATCGAATCATAAAATATTCAAGTGGAGAAGTGTGCACATCTTCAGACCAGTTGGACAAAGTCATGAAGTTATGGAGTACTTTTTTGGAGTCCCTGTTGGGTGTTCCAAATCGAAATCAAGGTGTAGGAGATGGACAAGATATAAATTTGAAGAGTCGTGTTGTCAAAACCAGTGTTGCAGATTTGGCTGAAAGCAATGGGAATGCTGGAGCTATTAAGCAAATTAAAACTGACAATAATATTCTACATGAACAAGCAGGTTGTGGCAGGACTGGCTTACTAAATGAAGACGTGATCGTTACTGAAACTTGCTCTCATAATGTAgatcgtgccatttggcatggtgaaaatcTTATCAATAATCCACATCAAGGAGTTGTGCAGAGTAGTGTTCCTATGATTGATGAAGTTTCTCGAGGAGCTTTGCCAAATGTGCATTCAGAAGAGTTGCCAGATAGTAACAATGTTGTAAATAGAGCTGAAGAAGTTGATACTCGATCAAATCAAGAGAATATAACAG GGATTACTGGTGCATCTTTGAGAACTGTCAATGTTGGAACAGAGCTGCAAGGTGAACCCCGTGCAACCAGTGAAACTTTACCTTCTTCAGAG GGTGGACACTCTGGGAGGCCAATTATGTCTGTAAATACTGGTGGCACGGTTGAAGGTAATAAAGGTTTCAAGCCTACTGAAAGTCCTACATCCCTTAGGAATTTTAAGATTGAAAGAGAAGAAGGTGAATTGTCACCTACTGGAGATTTTGAAGAGGATAATTTTGTGGCGTTTGGAGACACTGCCATAATTGCAGCTGCTGAGCAGAAAGATGTTTCCATTAGCAGAGAGTACCAAGTCAGGCCTGGATGTGGTGATGCTGCTGGTGAGAATAATGCTGATGATGAGGATGAAGAAAGTCCTCAACGATCCACCGATGCCAGTGCAAATGCATCAGAGGCGGGTGAGGATGCATCTGGTAGTGAATCTGGTAATGGGGAGGAATGCTCCCATGAAGATCATGAGGAAGAGGATGATGCAGAGCATGATGATGAGGAGCCTAAGGCTGAAAGTGAAGGGGAGGCTGAAGGAATGACTGAAGCACACGATGTTGAAGGGGAAATTACATCATTACCATATTCAGAACGATTTCTTAACACTGTGAAACCTCTTGCTAGGCATGTGCATGCTGCATTACATGATAAGCATGAAAAATCTTCGAAGATATTTTATGGAAATGATTCATTCTATGTGTTGTTTCGGCTTCATCAG ATGTTGTATGAAAGGATAGTCTCTGCTAAGACAAACTCATCTGCTGCTGAAAACAAATGGAGAAATTCTAAAGATTCAAACCATCCTGATTTATATGCTAA ATTTATGAGCGCTCTATTCAATCTACTTGATGGTTCTGCTGACAATACCAAATTTGAAGATGATTGCCGTTCCATTATTGGGACCCAGTCATATGTACTTTTTACATTGGACAAGCTAATCTTCAAAGTCGTTAAACAG CTTCAGGCAATAGTCTCAGATGAGATGAATAGTAAGCTTCTCCATCTCTACTTGTATGAAAAATCAAGGCGAGCTGGGAGGCATTTTGATGTTGTTTATCATGAAAATGCCCGGGTTCTTCTGCACGATGAGAGTATTTACAGATTTGAAAGT TATTCACATCCTTCAGATGTAACCCGACTGTCAATCCAACTCATGGAATATGGACATGAAAAACACGATGCTACGGCAGTTGCAATGGATCCCAACTTCTCATCTTACTTGTACAATGATTTTCTCTCAAGTGTGCCAGTCAGGAAGCGGTTGCAGGGTGTCTTCATGGGAAG GAATAAGCGCAAAAACAAGGGTGCAGATGAGTATTCTGCTACTTGCAAAGCCACGAAAGGGATTCAAGTCATCAACGGCTTGGAGTGCAAGATATCTTGCAGTTCATCTAAG GTGTCTTACGTGCTAGATACCGAGGATTTATTGCTCCGGTCaagaaagagaaaaagatatTCAAGCGACGGAACTATGTCGAGTAGCCAAACAAACTTGACACAAGAATACGACACTAAAGCGAATCGATTCCGCAACTTCGTTTCCACTTTCATGTGCAGATCCTAA
- the LOC122055711 gene encoding paired amphipathic helix protein Sin3-like 4 isoform X3 has product MKGLREEACMGSQLKRPTVSRADPSGQTHMAPAPAAVGTTPKLTTNDALAYLKAVKDIFQDKREKYDEFLEVMKDFKSQRIDTNGVIARVKELFKGHRDLILGFNTFLPKGYEIKLPEEKKPIEFEEAIDFVNKIKNRFENDEHVYKSFLDILNMYRRENKSIHEVYEEVAALFQNHHDLLEEFTHFLPDTSATYAPLHHGHAGRAFPRRDDRSSMMPAVRHFHVDKRDRAHLAHADRNFSVDRPDTEHDRKRRHPNRDKDRKDDSDRKDHERDEDLELDSGDLDNAQHRRKLSPRRADDSTAEPMQQGADGPGIYSISSSTFDDKNALKSVYTREFNFCEKVKEKLHPDTYQEFLKCLHIYSQEIVTRTELKNLVSDILGKYPELMEGFNEFLGHCENIGFQSFLPQNFSADGFLEGHMARPVKIENRDRERDRELVEREKDHESERNTERERVDKGILHKATLCSNKEKYNLWKPISELDLSDCQCCTPSYRLLPKNYPIPSTSHRTELGESVLNDHWVSVTSGSEDYSFKHMRKNQYEESLFRCEDDRFEMDMLLESVNATTKRVEELLEMMQDPANTIRIEDHLTSLNLRCIERLYGDHGLDVMDVIQKNASLALPVILTRLKQKQEEWSRCRSDFNKVWAEIYAKNYHKSLDHRSFYFKQQDSKNLSTKTLLADIKEINDKMKKDDDILLAVAAKNRHPIIPNMEFKYADVDVHEDLYRIIKYSSGEVCTSSDQLDKVMKLWSTFLESLLGVPNRNQGVGDGQDINLKSRVVKTSVADLAESNGNAGAIKQIKTDNNILHEQAGCGRTGLLNEDVIVTETCSHNVDRAIWHGENLINNPHQGVVQSSVPMIDEVSRGALPNVHSEELPDSNNVVNRAEEVDTRSNQENITGITGASLRTVNVGTELQGEPRATSETLPSSEGGHSGRPIMSVNTGGTVEGNKGFKPTESPTSLRNFKIEREEGELSPTGDFEEDNFVAFGDTAIIAAAEQKDVSISREYQVRPGCGDAAGENNADDEDEESPQRSTDASANASEAGEDASGSESGNGEECSHEDHEEEDDAEHDDEEPKAESEGEAEGMTEAHDVEGEITSLPYSERFLNTVKPLARHVHAALHDKHEKSSKIFYGNDSFYVLFRLHQMLYERIVSAKTNSSAAENKWRNSKDSNHPDLYAKFMSALFNLLDGSADNTKFEDDCRSIIGTQSYVLFTLDKLIFKVVKQLQAIVSDEMNSKLLHLYLYEKSRRAGRHFDVVYHENARVLLHDESIYRFESYSHPSDVTRLSIQLMEYGHEKHDATAVAMDPNFSSYLYNDFLSSVPVRKRLQGVFMGRNKRKNKGADEYSATCKATKGIQVINGLECKISCSSSKVSYVLDTEDLLLRSRKRKRYSSDGTMSSSQTNLTQEYDTKANRFRNFVSTFMCRS; this is encoded by the exons ATGAAAGGGCTGCGGGAGGAGGCTTGTATGGGTTCCCAGCTGAAGCGACCAACCGTTTCTAGAGCGGATCC GTCTGGGCAAACCCATATGGCGCCAGCACCAGCCGCTGTTGGTACTACACCCAAGCTTACGACCAATGATGCCCTTGCCTATCTGAAGGCCGTGAAGGATATATTTCAGGACAAAAGAGAAAAATACGATGAATTTCTTGAGGTCATGAAGGACTTCAAGAGCCAGAG GATTGATACAAATGGAGTAATTGCGAGGGTGAAGGAGTTATTTAAGGGGCATCGGGATTTGATCCTGGGGTTTAACACCTTCTTACCAAAGGGATATGAGATTAAGCTACCTGAAGAAAAGAAACCAATTGAGTTTGAGGAGGCAATTGATTTTGTTAATAAAATCAAG AATCGTTTTGAGAATGATGAACATGTTTACAAGTCCTTCTTAGATATCCTGAATATGTACCGTAGGGAGAATAAGTCAATCCATGAGGTCTATGAAGAG GTAGCAGCTCTCTTTCAAAATCATCACGATTTGCTTGAGGAATTCACACACTTTTTGCCTGATACCTCAGCAACATATGCTCCGCTGCATCATGGACATGCTGGTCGAGCTTTTCCACGTCGAGATGACAGGAGCTCTATGATGCCTGCAGTAAGGCATTTTCATGTGGATAAG AGGGACAGAGCTCATTTGGCACATGCTGACCGCAACTTTAGTGTTGATCGCCCTGATACAGAACATGATAGAAAGAGAAGACATCCAAATAGGGACAAGGATAGGAAGGATGATAGTGACAGGAAAGATCATGAACGAGATGAGGACTTGGAGCTAGATAGTGGTGATTTAGATAATGCACAGCATAGGCGTAAACTTTCGCCTCGAAGAGCTGATGATTCTACTGCTGAGCCAATGCAACAAGGAGCTGATGGCCCTGGCATTTATAGCATTTCATCTTCAACATTTGATGATAAAAATGCTTTGAAGA GTGTGTATACTCGAGAATTTAATTTCTGCGAAAAAGTGAAGGAAAAGTTGCATCCTGACACCTACCAGGAATTTTTGAAATGTCTTCACATATACAGCCAAGAAATAGTTACTAGAACAGAGCTAAAGAATCTG GTTAGCGACATCCTAGGGAAGTATCCAGAGCTTATGGAAGGTTTCAATGAATTTCTGGGCCACTGCGAGAATATAG GCTTTCAGAGTTTTCTACCCCAAAAtttttctgcagatggatttctaGAAG GACATATGGCTAGGCCAGTTAAGATAGAGAATAGAGACAGAGAAAGGGACCGAGAACTGGTTGAACGGGAGAAAGATCATGAGAGTGAGAGAAACACTGAAAGAGAAAGAGTTGATAAAGGCATCTTGCACAAGGCTACTTTATGCTcaaacaaagaaaaatataatttatggAAACCAATTTCAGAGCTTGATCTCTCAGATTGTCAATGTTGTACTCCAAGTTACCGCCTTCttccaaaaaat TATCCTATACCATCCACTAGCCACAGAACTGAACTTGGAGAGTCAGTATTAAATGATCATTGGGTGTCAGTGACTTCTGGAAGTGAGGATTATTCTTTCAAGCACATGCGAAAAAATCAATATGAAGAAAGCTTATTTAGATGTGAAGATGATAG ATTTGAGATGGATATGTTATTGGAATCAGTGAATGCCACCACTAAGCGTGTTGAGGAACTGCTGGAAATGATGCAAGATCCTGCCAATACTATACGCATTGAAGACCATCTTACTT CTTTGAATTTGAGATGTATTGAACGGCTATATGGAGACCATGGTCTTGATGTCATGGATGTAATTCAGAAAAATGCTAGTCTTGCATTGCCAGTCATATTAACTCGTCTGAAGCAAAAGCAAGAGGAATGGTCTAGGTGTCGGTCAGATTTCAATAAAGTATGGGCAGAAATATATGCCAAGAATTATCATAAGTCACTTGATCATCGCAGTTTCTATTTCAAGCAACAGGATTCAAAGAATTTGAGCACAAAAA CTTTGTTGGCTGATATTAAAGAAATTAATGACAAGATGAAGAAGGACGATGACATTCTTCTTGCTGTTGCTGCCAAAAATAGGCACCCAATTATTCCCAATATGGAATTTAAGTATGCAGATGTAGATGTTCACGAGGATTTATATCGAATCATAAAATATTCAAGTGGAGAAGTGTGCACATCTTCAGACCAGTTGGACAAAGTCATGAAGTTATGGAGTACTTTTTTGGAGTCCCTGTTGGGTGTTCCAAATCGAAATCAAGGTGTAGGAGATGGACAAGATATAAATTTGAAGAGTCGTGTTGTCAAAACCAGTGTTGCAGATTTGGCTGAAAGCAATGGGAATGCTGGAGCTATTAAGCAAATTAAAACTGACAATAATATTCTACATGAACAAGCAGGTTGTGGCAGGACTGGCTTACTAAATGAAGACGTGATCGTTACTGAAACTTGCTCTCATAATGTAgatcgtgccatttggcatggtgaaaatcTTATCAATAATCCACATCAAGGAGTTGTGCAGAGTAGTGTTCCTATGATTGATGAAGTTTCTCGAGGAGCTTTGCCAAATGTGCATTCAGAAGAGTTGCCAGATAGTAACAATGTTGTAAATAGAGCTGAAGAAGTTGATACTCGATCAAATCAAGAGAATATAACAG GGATTACTGGTGCATCTTTGAGAACTGTCAATGTTGGAACAGAGCTGCAAGGTGAACCCCGTGCAACCAGTGAAACTTTACCTTCTTCAGAG GGTGGACACTCTGGGAGGCCAATTATGTCTGTAAATACTGGTGGCACGGTTGAAGGTAATAAAGGTTTCAAGCCTACTGAAAGTCCTACATCCCTTAGGAATTTTAAGATTGAAAGAGAAGAAGGTGAATTGTCACCTACTGGAGATTTTGAAGAGGATAATTTTGTGGCGTTTGGAGACACTGCCATAATTGCAGCTGCTGAGCAGAAAGATGTTTCCATTAGCAGAGAGTACCAAGTCAGGCCTGGATGTGGTGATGCTGCTGGTGAGAATAATGCTGATGATGAGGATGAAGAAAGTCCTCAACGATCCACCGATGCCAGTGCAAATGCATCAGAGGCGGGTGAGGATGCATCTGGTAGTGAATCTGGTAATGGGGAGGAATGCTCCCATGAAGATCATGAGGAAGAGGATGATGCAGAGCATGATGATGAGGAGCCTAAGGCTGAAAGTGAAGGGGAGGCTGAAGGAATGACTGAAGCACACGATGTTGAAGGGGAAATTACATCATTACCATATTCAGAACGATTTCTTAACACTGTGAAACCTCTTGCTAGGCATGTGCATGCTGCATTACATGATAAGCATGAAAAATCTTCGAAGATATTTTATGGAAATGATTCATTCTATGTGTTGTTTCGGCTTCATCAG ATGTTGTATGAAAGGATAGTCTCTGCTAAGACAAACTCATCTGCTGCTGAAAACAAATGGAGAAATTCTAAAGATTCAAACCATCCTGATTTATATGCTAA ATTTATGAGCGCTCTATTCAATCTACTTGATGGTTCTGCTGACAATACCAAATTTGAAGATGATTGCCGTTCCATTATTGGGACCCAGTCATATGTACTTTTTACATTGGACAAGCTAATCTTCAAAGTCGTTAAACAG CTTCAGGCAATAGTCTCAGATGAGATGAATAGTAAGCTTCTCCATCTCTACTTGTATGAAAAATCAAGGCGAGCTGGGAGGCATTTTGATGTTGTTTATCATGAAAATGCCCGGGTTCTTCTGCACGATGAGAGTATTTACAGATTTGAAAGT TATTCACATCCTTCAGATGTAACCCGACTGTCAATCCAACTCATGGAATATGGACATGAAAAACACGATGCTACGGCAGTTGCAATGGATCCCAACTTCTCATCTTACTTGTACAATGATTTTCTCTCAAGTGTGCCAGTCAGGAAGCGGTTGCAGGGTGTCTTCATGGGAAG GAATAAGCGCAAAAACAAGGGTGCAGATGAGTATTCTGCTACTTGCAAAGCCACGAAAGGGATTCAAGTCATCAACGGCTTGGAGTGCAAGATATCTTGCAGTTCATCTAAG GTGTCTTACGTGCTAGATACCGAGGATTTATTGCTCCGGTCaagaaagagaaaaagatatTCAAGCGACGGAACTATGTCGAGTAGCCAAACAAACTTGACACAAGAATACGACACTAAAGCGAATCGATTCCGCAACTTCGTTTCCACTTTCATGTGCAGATCCTAA